TCCGTGTTTTTGGCATGCCTGCCGGGTCGTGTTTTGAATACGAATACCCGATATCCTACCATCCTTATTCAGGACCAACGATATCATTCCTTGCACCAATTCTAGCCAACTCattagcccattcatttccagtaataccagaatggccgggtaaccATACGaaataaacagcatttgaaatgttaAGGTCttcgatttgagttcgacatgcaatcactagattcgaccgtgaatcattcaaactgagtgcttttaaagctgcccGACTGTTGGAACGAAAATAAATCGTTAACAACAAATTCTGTGCTGATGTGAAGattcttggaacacagtacagtgtcCACCAAGTGACTGAGACTGCTCTGGTCTcaattcacgacagtagacaccatgCATTAGCACTATCATCCAGCAGAGAaacgtccgtataacaaactaaatatgtgttcatcaagttgtcgtttcaAATACCCAGACAACCACTCCTCATAAAGAGGATATCTCACACTGAATGTTTTGAACGGAacactgcatgtgagagttaggtcactaggagtgaGTAACTACTCATCCCAAATAACCATATGAAACCACAAACGAATGTGGCTCTTAGCTTAGTCTATAGGATTACTGTTTCAAGATAATATTTCTTATTTCAGGGCTTGATATgaaatattattgaatttgttgGTGAACTATTTCAATAGAAATAATTATTATTTAGCTCAATCGTACAGATATAAATTTTCACTTTCACTACTCTCCAACTCCAAATCGCATTCATCCGTACTATTTTGCATAGCGCGTGCTGCCATGTACTTAGCGTAAGCAGATTCAAATGGGGTTACTTTGGCTGGAAGAACATTCACTTCAACCTCTTCTTGAATGGGATAGGCAAACCCACTGCTGTCACTTCCGCCGGGTAGTTCCCCTTCGTCTTCGAAATGTAAATGGTGAATAATTACTCTAATGTACTAGATCAAAAAACTACTATAAAATACATTACTTTCAACGAAACTCAGATCAGCTGATCTCATACTTTCCGCGCTCGCACTATCCGCATAACCAGAAAAGTCTTCCTCCTCATCTGGATAATCATTTCGAAAATTGTTTTCGGCATTCGAGTCttttgttgtttctgcttcGGATTTACTCGAATAAAGTGGATCTTCGTAAGTGGTAAAACTACGAGCAGAAAAAGTACTTGCTTGATCGAATTGCTCTAGCGATATTTCTTCTAGGTACGAAGATAATTTACCTGTCGGAATCGTCCATGGTACACTTCCTTCAATTGAcatcaacaaatttttctcCCTGCCTACCAAGCATGTAAGAATAATTATCAACTTTATCTACTGTTGTGTCCATAAAGACAGCTACAAccacaaacaaatttttatatatGTTTGTTACAACTccagttttttcttttttcggcgtttcaagatttttctacacaaaagttttatgactaacACAATATTTTCGTAGGAACTTTCTGTTATGCAAGTTTGGCTGTTGTCGTGTgttggaaaaaataaaaaaactgaaaatatcagtaagcagcttttcgatgtaaggttttgcttcgactaa
This genomic window from Malaya genurostris strain Urasoe2022 chromosome 1, Malgen_1.1, whole genome shotgun sequence contains:
- the LOC131426015 gene encoding uncharacterized protein LOC131426015; its protein translation is MDDSDSFTTYEDPLYSSKSEAETTKDSNAENNFRNDYPDEEEDFSGYADSASAESMRSADLSFVENEGELPGGSDSSGFAYPIQEEVEVNVLPAKVTPFESAYAKYMAARAMQNSTDECDLELESSESENLYLYD